Sequence from the Cuniculiplasma divulgatum genome:
TTGCAGAGATCTTTCCAGGATATTCCAGTGCATTTGCATCCGAAGCTCTCAGAATAGAGGAGGCAAAGTTCACTGAAAACGAGAGAAAGTCGCAGCCAACGGTGCTTCGCATGTTTGACAGGAAGAGGGCCCTTACAGCGGACGATCTCGTCACGCTCTACGATTCATATGGCATAGTTCCTGAAGAGGCCGTATCAATTGTGGCAAAGGAACGGGGTGTGTCAGTTGAGATTCCCGAAGATTTCAACTCTCTCGTGGTCAAGAGGCACGAAACCGCAAAGGCCGAAATGGCACCGGCGGACAGTTTCCCGGATATATACACGAGGCCCCTGTATTATGACGATCCAACAATGCAGGAGTTCAATGCCGTGGTTCTTTACTCAAGGGGAAATGACATAATTACAAATCAGACTGCCTTCTATCCCGAAGGCGGAGGCCAGCCCTTTGATCTTGGATACTTCACATATAAAGGCCATAATGTTGATGTCACTGCAGTTCACAGGCACAGGCAGGCAGTCGTTCATACCATTTCTTCAGCAATCCCTGAGAAATCAAGGATAATCGGCCATATCGACTACGTGCGGAGGAGAAGGCTGATGGTCCACCATTCCGCCACTCACCTTCTACTGGGCGTATTGAGAGAGGTTCTCGGAAACCATGTATGGCAGAGCGGTGTCCAGAAGGGTACCGAAAGATCAAGGCTTGACATCACACATTTCAAACGCCTGACACCTGAAGAAATAAAAGAAGTAGAAAGAAGATGCCTGCTTCATATAACTGAAAACCGGCCCATAACCGTCAGGAACATTGAATGGAATACCGCGCTTTCAAAATACGGATTCAGACTGTTTGAGGGAGGCGTTCCCGAAGGCCGCGAAATCCGTGTGGTTGAGATTCAGGGAGTGGATGCAGAAGGCTGTGGAGGTACCCACCTTCGATCAACAGGGGAGATCGGCTTCCTGAAAATACTCAGGGTGGAGACCCTGCAGGAGGGCATCCAGAGGATAATATTCGCTGCTGGGGACGCAGCCTTGGAATTTGTGCAGGAAATGTATGAATCCGAGCTTTATCTGGAAACAATGCTGTCTGTAAAGCCGGAAGATCTGTCCACGTCTGTTGAGAGGCTATTCCGGGAGAACCTTTCTCTCAAGAAGGAAAGGGACAGGCACATAAAGGAAGAGGTGGACAGGATAATCTCAGAAGGATCTTCCGTCTCGTCCGCCGGGGATATTGTGTTACTTTTGCATCAGGTATCCGACCCGGATGTGCTCAAGGCTCTGGTGGCTGCAATATTTTCAAGGAAGATAAGAACAGCTGTGGTGCCATATGGAAATGCGAATGCCCTAGAAGTGCGCATAATATCAGACGGAAACGAGGGTGCAAGGCTCCTTG
This genomic interval carries:
- the alaS gene encoding alanine--tRNA ligase, whose translation is MSDNGVEKKTGELDLQFFESVGFTKRKCIKCGSFYWSSDPERKTCGDPPCDSYSFIGNSPVLKPYSLKEMREAFLSFFKGTHHIVDPYPVVPRWRDDVLLVNASIYDFQPHVTSGRVKPPGNPLTMSQPSIRMTDTDLVGETGRHLTCFEMLCHDAFNYPDSYVYWKEETVKYCYDFLNSRLGVDGMLITFKEKPWSGGGNGGNAFEVFVRGLEVATLVFMDLREDESGEFEIDGKHYSRMEMKIVDTGYGLERLTWLSQATPTVYQAVMPEVVQEIVNRSRDGKMDNTVLSILSAAAVQEEPFNRSRMIERSMEILKSSKKTVTREELDRIFEYTKSVFTLADHSKTLMVLFSDFVIPSNVKVGYLARLLIRRSMRAIKDLQADLNLVNLIDMHWKSLAEIFPGYSSAFASEALRIEEAKFTENERKSQPTVLRMFDRKRALTADDLVTLYDSYGIVPEEAVSIVAKERGVSVEIPEDFNSLVVKRHETAKAEMAPADSFPDIYTRPLYYDDPTMQEFNAVVLYSRGNDIITNQTAFYPEGGGQPFDLGYFTYKGHNVDVTAVHRHRQAVVHTISSAIPEKSRIIGHIDYVRRRRLMVHHSATHLLLGVLREVLGNHVWQSGVQKGTERSRLDITHFKRLTPEEIKEVERRCLLHITENRPITVRNIEWNTALSKYGFRLFEGGVPEGREIRVVEIQGVDAEGCGGTHLRSTGEIGFLKILRVETLQEGIQRIIFAAGDAALEFVQEMYESELYLETMLSVKPEDLSTSVERLFRENLSLKKERDRHIKEEVDRIISEGSSVSSAGDIVLLLHQVSDPDVLKALVAAIFSRKIRTAVVPYGNANALEVRIISDGNEGARLLAVEIVKHLSGKIAGSGRHITITGISWFPDEKLISRILDEKHS